One stretch of Dissulfurimicrobium hydrothermale DNA includes these proteins:
- the hypD gene encoding hydrogenase formation protein HypD, which translates to MGQSEDISDPDLIKDLALRLKGLVKRPMKFMEVCGTHTVSISRSGLRSIIPKEIELISGPGCPVCVTAQGDIDAFIETAKIPGITVTTFGDLLKVPGSSDSLAGRRAKGAQVDVVYSPVDALQLARKDRSREVVFLAVGFETTIPCIAATIKDAARDGTGNFSILPALKLMPPALEALLETDIGIDGLICPGHVSAVIGAAAYKPIAEGFGMPCVVAGFEPAEILFALILLARQVNAGRAEVENAYPRAVSWEGNGKALGIMNEVFLQCDTEWRGLGAIRQSGLALKPEYNKFDAKYRFGIETRHTPEPKGCLCGDIIKGLDIPSNCPFFASICTPVSPVGPCMVSSEGACAAYFRYETGVI; encoded by the coding sequence ATGGGTCAGTCTGAAGATATATCCGATCCGGACCTTATAAAAGACCTGGCCTTGAGGCTTAAAGGACTTGTCAAAAGGCCGATGAAGTTCATGGAGGTCTGCGGCACACATACTGTAAGCATATCCCGTTCCGGGCTGCGTTCCATAATCCCGAAGGAGATAGAGCTTATCTCAGGTCCGGGCTGCCCTGTCTGCGTCACGGCCCAGGGCGATATCGATGCCTTTATCGAGACCGCCAAGATACCTGGGATAACGGTTACAACCTTTGGAGACCTCTTAAAGGTCCCAGGATCAAGCGACTCGCTGGCCGGACGGCGGGCCAAAGGGGCACAGGTGGATGTCGTCTACTCGCCCGTGGATGCACTTCAGCTCGCAAGAAAGGATAGATCACGCGAGGTGGTCTTCCTGGCGGTCGGCTTCGAGACCACCATCCCATGCATCGCCGCCACCATAAAAGATGCGGCGCGCGATGGAACAGGCAATTTTTCTATACTACCCGCCCTGAAGCTCATGCCACCGGCACTTGAGGCCTTACTCGAAACCGACATTGGCATCGACGGCCTAATCTGTCCAGGCCATGTAAGCGCTGTCATAGGGGCCGCAGCTTACAAACCTATAGCAGAAGGTTTTGGGATGCCGTGCGTAGTTGCAGGTTTTGAACCGGCCGAAATACTCTTTGCACTGATCCTTTTGGCGAGACAGGTGAATGCAGGGAGGGCCGAGGTTGAAAACGCCTATCCAAGGGCGGTCTCGTGGGAGGGGAACGGCAAGGCCTTGGGCATCATGAACGAGGTCTTCCTCCAGTGCGATACAGAGTGGAGAGGCCTCGGCGCGATAAGACAAAGCGGCCTTGCCCTAAAGCCTGAATACAATAAATTTGACGCAAAATACAGGTTCGGGATCGAGACAAGACACACACCTGAACCGAAGGGCTGCCTGTGCGGCGACATAATAAAAGGATTAGACATCCCAAGCAACTGCCCGTTTTTTGCATCAATATGCACACCGGTCTCTCCGGTGGGCCCGTGCATGGTCTCGTCAGAGGGGGCATGCGCAGCATATTTCAGATACGAAACAGGGGTAATATGA
- the hypE gene encoding hydrogenase expression/formation protein HypE — MRLENILLDHGSGGLFTQELVEKVFLPRLDNPILSEFGDSALIDMGPWGAGRIAFTTDSYVVDPIFFPGGDIGALAVSGTINDLCMRGAVPLFLSLGLILEEGLAMDDLEQVIGSIQAASCSAGVQVVTGDTKVVPRGKADKIFINTSGIGVIKNGADISSSKASVGDAVILSGTMGDHGATILASRHGLAFEGNLKSDVTALNRMIEALMNAVPKDAIHTMRDPTRGGVATALNEIARTAGVAIEIDEGNVPVKPEVKTACEILGLDPFYLANEGKCLAIVDEKAAESAVYSMRLMPEGRDAALIGRIKDGRPGQVVLRTKIGGCRILRPLSGEPLPRIC, encoded by the coding sequence ATGAGACTGGAAAATATCCTCCTCGATCATGGAAGCGGCGGGCTCTTTACGCAAGAGCTGGTTGAAAAGGTCTTTCTGCCCAGACTTGACAATCCGATCCTTTCGGAATTTGGAGACAGCGCCCTAATCGATATGGGGCCCTGGGGAGCCGGGCGGATCGCCTTCACAACCGACTCTTACGTAGTTGATCCCATCTTCTTCCCAGGCGGGGACATTGGGGCCCTGGCGGTAAGCGGGACGATAAACGACCTCTGCATGCGTGGGGCTGTGCCTTTATTCCTGAGCCTTGGACTCATCCTTGAGGAAGGCCTTGCGATGGATGACCTGGAGCAGGTTATAGGATCCATCCAGGCGGCGTCTTGTTCCGCAGGGGTCCAGGTGGTGACCGGAGACACAAAGGTGGTACCGAGGGGTAAGGCGGACAAGATATTCATAAACACCTCTGGGATCGGTGTCATAAAAAATGGGGCTGATATATCCTCATCAAAGGCTTCTGTTGGGGATGCCGTGATCCTTTCAGGGACCATGGGGGATCATGGTGCAACCATCCTCGCCAGCCGACATGGCCTTGCATTTGAAGGCAATCTAAAGAGCGACGTCACGGCCCTCAACAGAATGATCGAGGCCTTGATGAATGCAGTTCCTAAAGACGCGATACATACCATGCGGGACCCGACGAGGGGCGGCGTAGCGACCGCACTGAACGAGATCGCCAGGACGGCAGGGGTTGCGATCGAGATAGACGAAGGCAATGTGCCGGTCAAGCCAGAGGTCAAAACGGCCTGCGAGATACTGGGTCTTGACCCGTTTTATCTGGCTAACGAGGGTAAATGTCTGGCGATAGTAGATGAAAAGGCCGCCGAGTCTGCAGTCTATTCCATGCGCCTCATGCCAGAAGGCCGGGATGCTGCTTTGATCGGCAGGATCAAAGATGGCAGGCCGGGGCAGGTGGTGCTGCGGACAAAGATCGGCGGGTGCCGGATACTCAGGCCTCTCTCTGGTGAACCTCTCCCGAGGATATGCTGA
- a CDS encoding HyaD/HybD family hydrogenase maturation endopeptidase, with protein MIYSSTFDDRHLEAGVLGVGNLLLRDEGFGVHLIRHLESRYVFPDTVRLVDGGTSGIFLSPFFEKTNKVLTVDIIKSDEPPGTILRFTQDELKARSAQLRMSPHQIGVLEILEICKLRGRAPEHVDFLGVVPLDLSTGIGLSTVLEERLPVVAAMVLDYLDDLGLRATVQKDHRVCTS; from the coding sequence ATGATATATAGCTCAACCTTTGATGACCGCCATCTCGAGGCAGGTGTGCTTGGTGTTGGAAACCTCCTTTTAAGGGATGAGGGCTTTGGGGTGCATCTCATCCGTCACCTCGAGTCAAGGTATGTCTTTCCGGACACGGTAAGGCTTGTGGATGGTGGCACATCAGGCATATTCCTTTCCCCTTTTTTTGAAAAAACCAATAAGGTGCTCACCGTAGATATAATCAAATCTGATGAGCCGCCCGGCACTATTCTAAGATTTACCCAGGATGAGCTCAAGGCCCGATCGGCCCAGCTCAGGATGTCACCACATCAGATAGGTGTGCTTGAAATACTCGAAATATGCAAACTCAGGGGAAGGGCCCCTGAGCATGTGGATTTTCTAGGCGTCGTACCTTTGGATCTATCCACTGGGATAGGGCTATCCACTGTCCTTGAAGAGAGACTCCCTGTTGTTGCAGCCATGGTACTTGATTATCTGGACGACCTTGGGCTGAGAGCTACGGTGCAGAAGGATCATCGGGTATGCACGAGTTGA
- a CDS encoding hydrogenase maturation nickel metallochaperone HypA/HybF, whose amino-acid sequence MHELSLAQAVIDEIVQLAREHKADKVLKVRVMIGALSGVVKDSFAFGFKAMAMTNEITKGAALVIETPAVPYRCIGCGHEFKTEGGRPDCCPRCGARDVFPQGGDELLLMQVEME is encoded by the coding sequence ATGCACGAGTTGAGCCTTGCCCAGGCGGTGATCGACGAGATCGTACAGCTTGCAAGGGAACATAAGGCAGACAAGGTCTTGAAGGTAAGGGTAATGATCGGCGCCCTGTCAGGCGTGGTTAAGGACTCTTTTGCGTTTGGTTTCAAGGCCATGGCCATGACCAATGAGATTACAAAGGGCGCAGCACTTGTGATCGAGACCCCGGCGGTTCCTTACAGATGCATTGGATGTGGACATGAGTTCAAGACCGAGGGCGGCCGCCCTGATTGCTGCCCTAGGTGCGGCGCGAGAGATGTTTTCCCGCAGGGCGGAGATGAGCTCCTCCTTATGCAGGTTGAGATGGAATAG
- the hypB gene encoding hydrogenase nickel incorporation protein HypB — protein sequence MCETCGCPGAKKVDVNKVILAANEAQARINRRHIEAMGAVAINLISSPGSGKTTLLEKTIDMLDGVMKIGVIEGDIETERDAERIRTKGIPAIQLTTSGACHLDAPLVHRGLHELEEQLDGAHLDIIFIENVGNLVCPAAFNLGEHERAVLLSVPEGSDKPAKYPTVFLNSQVFLVTKTDLLPYFPDFSQEEAKKEALRLNPHLKIISLSAVTGLGMDDWMMYLQRIRRKNII from the coding sequence ATGTGTGAGACCTGTGGCTGCCCAGGCGCAAAAAAAGTGGATGTGAACAAGGTCATTCTTGCGGCGAACGAGGCCCAAGCTCGGATAAACCGGCGTCATATCGAGGCCATGGGCGCAGTGGCTATAAATCTTATTAGTAGCCCGGGCTCAGGCAAGACCACACTCCTTGAAAAGACAATAGATATGCTGGACGGCGTAATGAAAATCGGGGTTATAGAAGGCGACATAGAGACCGAGCGGGATGCAGAGCGCATAAGGACGAAAGGGATACCTGCAATCCAACTGACTACAAGCGGGGCGTGTCATCTCGACGCCCCGCTTGTACACCGCGGACTCCACGAGCTCGAGGAACAGCTCGATGGGGCCCACCTTGATATCATCTTCATAGAAAACGTAGGCAATCTCGTCTGCCCTGCGGCCTTCAACCTTGGGGAACATGAACGGGCCGTTTTGTTATCGGTCCCCGAGGGTTCAGACAAACCAGCCAAATACCCGACGGTCTTTCTGAACTCCCAGGTCTTTTTGGTCACCAAAACAGACCTCCTGCCGTATTTCCCTGATTTTTCCCAGGAAGAGGCAAAAAAAGAGGCCTTACGGCTGAATCCCCACCTAAAGATCATCTCCCTTTCGGCCGTAACTGGCCTCGGCATGGACGATTGGATGATGTATTTGCAACGGATTCGTCGTAAAAATATAATATAA
- a CDS encoding universal stress protein, with product MGTYKKMLVCLDGSESAFHVLKESLGFASDEKSWITVTCIAPPHDGDIGLAIFGDLTASMRRSCEDALLKAREMVQAERVLAKMVLEEGEAHEKIIELAISENCELIVMGRRGLSDLERMFVGSVTARVIGHSPIDVLVVPEGARIGWGKILVAVDGSKYSNVAVLRAINFARSYGGELKAVSVVDVPPELYERALGAVDDLVKKARTYVEGAVKLAENEGIKAEAIVKEGTTYKVILETARELGVDAIVMGSHGRTGLKRLLMGSVTEKVIGYSDRPVLVVK from the coding sequence ATGGGAACGTATAAAAAGATGCTTGTATGTTTAGATGGTTCGGAATCGGCCTTTCATGTCTTGAAAGAGTCTCTCGGGTTTGCCTCAGACGAGAAAAGCTGGATCACCGTGACATGTATTGCGCCGCCCCACGATGGAGACATCGGCCTTGCCATATTCGGCGATTTGACGGCCTCTATGAGGCGGTCGTGCGAAGATGCGCTTTTAAAGGCAAGGGAGATGGTTCAGGCTGAGAGGGTGTTGGCAAAGATGGTCCTCGAAGAGGGAGAGGCGCACGAGAAGATCATCGAGCTCGCAATATCTGAAAACTGCGAGCTGATCGTCATGGGAAGAAGAGGTCTGTCTGACCTCGAAAGGATGTTCGTGGGTAGCGTCACGGCGAGGGTCATTGGGCATAGCCCGATAGATGTCCTTGTTGTCCCTGAGGGGGCCAGGATAGGTTGGGGCAAGATCCTTGTGGCTGTTGACGGCTCAAAATACAGCAATGTTGCGGTCTTAAGGGCGATAAATTTTGCAAGGTCCTACGGAGGCGAATTGAAGGCCGTCTCCGTTGTCGATGTACCTCCTGAACTTTACGAAAGGGCACTTGGGGCCGTTGATGATCTGGTAAAAAAGGCGAGGACATATGTTGAAGGCGCTGTAAAACTTGCCGAAAATGAAGGTATAAAGGCCGAGGCTATTGTCAAAGAAGGCACGACCTATAAGGTAATACTTGAGACCGCAAGGGAGCTGGGTGTAGACGCTATAGTGATGGGCTCTCATGGAAGGACAGGGCTAAAGAGACTCCTTATGGGGAGCGTCACTGAAAAGGTCATTGGCTATTCAGACCGTCCAGTCCTCGTAGTAAAATAA
- a CDS encoding sulfite exporter TauE/SafE family protein, translated as MHDIAPQLSNFIELNWIIVTYLFFVGFVGGLVSGFIGSGGAFVLTPAMMSLGVPGLVAVASNMCHKFPKALVGAIKRAKYGQVDLKLGLIFGIFAEAGVMYGAHVQEVIKNTFGNDGSNLYVSVIFVLVLGIVGTYVLKDAYGTYRSGTTEAKEKTTKIARWVQSVNIPIPGTMIYFRSLNAKISILFIIPLAFATGLLAATIAVGGFIGVPSMIYVLGAPSIMASATELVVAFVMGFGGSLKYAIHGLVDIRLAMIILAGSLFGVQLGAIGTTYVKAYMIKVVMGLIMVIVLFSRGLMVPVYMSHLGLIQPITEGTQKILKNTSFAIMLFALFLGAFIVLKAIWQGLREERMAAKEVMSPGKI; from the coding sequence ATGCATGATATCGCGCCTCAACTATCCAACTTTATAGAGCTTAACTGGATAATCGTGACCTATCTGTTTTTTGTGGGGTTTGTCGGTGGTCTTGTAAGCGGTTTCATAGGATCTGGCGGCGCCTTTGTGCTTACGCCTGCGATGATGAGTCTGGGCGTCCCAGGGCTCGTCGCGGTTGCAAGCAACATGTGTCATAAATTCCCGAAGGCGCTTGTGGGTGCTATAAAGCGTGCCAAGTATGGTCAGGTGGATCTGAAGCTGGGACTCATCTTCGGTATATTTGCCGAGGCTGGCGTCATGTATGGCGCCCATGTGCAGGAGGTGATCAAGAATACCTTTGGCAACGATGGCTCAAACCTTTATGTCAGCGTGATATTTGTGCTGGTTCTTGGGATAGTCGGGACATACGTCTTGAAAGATGCATATGGCACCTACAGATCAGGGACTACTGAGGCGAAGGAAAAGACGACAAAGATCGCAAGGTGGGTTCAGTCTGTCAACATACCGATCCCGGGCACGATGATATATTTCAGGTCGCTCAATGCAAAGATATCGATATTATTTATCATACCTCTGGCGTTTGCAACCGGCCTGCTTGCAGCAACAATCGCGGTAGGCGGGTTTATTGGCGTGCCTTCAATGATCTATGTGCTCGGCGCGCCCAGCATCATGGCGTCTGCAACAGAGCTGGTTGTGGCATTTGTTATGGGGTTTGGTGGGTCTCTCAAGTATGCCATACACGGGCTTGTCGATATAAGGCTCGCCATGATCATACTTGCCGGCTCTCTTTTCGGTGTCCAGCTCGGAGCTATAGGAACAACCTATGTAAAGGCGTATATGATAAAGGTCGTCATGGGGCTAATAATGGTCATTGTCCTATTCAGCAGGGGCCTGATGGTCCCTGTCTATATGTCACATCTTGGCCTGATTCAACCCATAACGGAAGGCACGCAGAAGATATTGAAGAATACAAGCTTCGCTATAATGCTCTTTGCGTTGTTTCTTGGCGCCTTCATAGTTTTAAAGGCCATATGGCAGGGACTTCGCGAGGAAAGAATGGCTGCAAAAGAAGTGATGTCTCCCGGTAAGATCTAA
- a CDS encoding RiPP maturation radical SAM C-methyltransferase, with the protein MKIALIAPPWPLFNRPSIQIASLKAYLRRERPWVDISCHHPYLELASQIGFEVYQSISESIWASEAISAGILFPEMEQECDRLFLRTVRKGKGRGLLQPVCVREAVDKVLTEFVSFLALDALDLVGLTVSVNQLTAALVIARAVKALAPSLPIVLGGAAVSGAAGASILRSFSWIDYIVDGEGERPLVGLADFLSGKETSLPEAVYGKVILSDNGERGIKDDKSKGSVGDRPKSQIDGLDGLPVPDFDDYFCDILKLGPSKRFFPVLPVEFSRGCWWGRCNFCNLNIQWTAYRAKSAERMATEIDQLARRYGLLDFAFMDNSLPRRDASKLFDILEGHGRDYSFFAELRVGYSRDELYAMARGGLKDIQVGIEALSQSLLGRMRKGVSVMDNVKTMRHAEESGLNLSANLILHFPGSTDEEVNETLRVLDFVWPFRPLKAVSFWLGLGSPMASDPSIFGIRSVTIHTFWRYMFPEEILAGIMPLVLGYKGDRLVQQRRWKWVEQKIAAWRRERAVLGLQRPLTYRDGGDYLLIRQIRPSGEVLTHRLKGSSRAIYLTCLEPRPVQDIFERFPDKSQGEIAAFLTDLVTKRLMFEQDGKVLGLAVRHI; encoded by the coding sequence ATGAAAATCGCCTTGATCGCACCGCCATGGCCTCTTTTCAACAGGCCATCTATCCAGATTGCTTCTCTTAAGGCCTATTTGAGAAGGGAGCGCCCATGGGTGGACATATCCTGTCACCACCCATATCTCGAATTGGCCTCCCAAATCGGTTTTGAGGTCTATCAATCCATCAGCGAATCAATATGGGCGTCTGAGGCTATCTCTGCAGGCATCTTGTTTCCTGAGATGGAACAGGAATGTGACAGACTATTTTTAAGGACGGTTAGAAAAGGAAAGGGTAGGGGACTCCTGCAGCCCGTCTGTGTGCGCGAGGCTGTGGATAAAGTGCTGACGGAGTTCGTTTCTTTTCTTGCTCTGGACGCCCTTGACCTCGTTGGTTTGACTGTCTCCGTAAATCAACTTACGGCTGCGCTTGTGATTGCAAGGGCTGTAAAGGCCCTTGCCCCATCCCTTCCCATCGTGTTGGGCGGTGCCGCCGTCTCCGGCGCTGCAGGTGCCTCTATTTTGAGGTCGTTTTCTTGGATTGATTATATTGTTGACGGTGAGGGAGAGCGTCCACTTGTAGGTCTTGCAGATTTTCTGAGCGGCAAAGAGACGTCATTGCCGGAGGCCGTTTATGGAAAGGTGATCCTGTCTGACAATGGAGAACGAGGTATTAAGGATGATAAGTCAAAAGGATCGGTCGGGGATCGGCCGAAGTCTCAGATCGATGGCCTGGATGGGCTTCCCGTTCCTGATTTTGACGACTATTTCTGTGATATTTTAAAGTTAGGGCCTAGCAAACGCTTTTTCCCTGTGCTGCCTGTGGAGTTTTCCCGCGGGTGCTGGTGGGGGCGTTGCAATTTTTGCAATTTGAACATCCAGTGGACGGCATATCGGGCAAAATCGGCAGAGAGGATGGCGACAGAGATAGATCAGCTTGCCAGGCGTTACGGCCTGCTTGATTTCGCCTTTATGGACAATTCCCTCCCTAGGCGGGATGCCTCTAAGCTATTTGATATCCTTGAAGGACATGGCAGGGATTACAGCTTTTTTGCCGAACTCAGGGTGGGTTACAGCCGTGATGAGTTATATGCCATGGCCAGGGGCGGTCTGAAAGACATCCAGGTAGGCATAGAGGCCCTGAGTCAATCCCTGCTTGGGCGGATGCGCAAAGGCGTAAGTGTCATGGACAATGTCAAGACGATGCGACATGCCGAGGAGTCAGGGCTGAACCTCTCAGCAAATCTGATCCTTCACTTTCCTGGCAGCACGGATGAAGAGGTTAATGAGACCCTTCGTGTGCTTGATTTTGTATGGCCCTTTAGACCCCTTAAGGCCGTCTCGTTTTGGCTTGGCCTTGGGAGCCCCATGGCCTCTGACCCGTCTATATTCGGGATAAGATCCGTGACGATCCATACATTCTGGCGCTATATGTTTCCAGAGGAGATATTGGCCGGCATCATGCCGCTGGTGCTTGGATATAAGGGTGACAGGCTTGTTCAACAAAGGCGCTGGAAGTGGGTCGAACAAAAAATCGCGGCATGGCGAAGGGAGAGGGCGGTGCTTGGGCTGCAAAGACCCCTCACATACCGTGACGGCGGGGATTATCTCCTTATAAGACAGATCAGACCCTCTGGCGAGGTGCTCACACACAGGCTAAAAGGGTCATCAAGGGCGATTTATCTCACTTGCCTTGAGCCAAGGCCGGTTCAGGATATTTTTGAGCGGTTTCCAGATAAATCTCAAGGAGAGATTGCGGCCTTTTTAACGGACCTTGTTACAAAGAGGCTTATGTTCGAGCAGGATGGCAAGGTCCTGGGGCTTGCTGTCAGACATATTTAG
- a CDS encoding DMT family transporter — translation MNWLPLALLTAFSTATTDVVIKARFAHLSPQDMMAIRAAAPVPFLLLPLMFMPWPKLTLAFWETLSILLPLEIFALFFYMKAIKTSPLSLSVPFLAFTPAFTVLTGWLILGERINLRGMVGILFTVAGAYLLHFRSNTPGVLQTLRIAIKDGGSRLMFFVSAVYSVTSVLGKKAVSESGPFFFACFYFVILGLATIMIFCVIPGVFRWCLRGRPRCRAASAIMGGWRALIAAGFSQSVMVVSHMWAIHLVAAAYMIAVKRTSAIFSVLYGRFVFSEDETLKRLIGAGLMTLGVALIMITD, via the coding sequence GTGAATTGGTTGCCTCTGGCCCTCCTCACGGCCTTTTCAACCGCTACAACCGATGTGGTCATCAAGGCCCGTTTCGCCCATCTTTCCCCACAGGATATGATGGCGATAAGGGCTGCAGCCCCTGTCCCATTTTTGCTCCTGCCGCTGATGTTCATGCCGTGGCCGAAACTTACCCTGGCCTTTTGGGAGACGTTGTCCATACTCCTGCCTCTGGAGATCTTTGCGCTTTTTTTTTACATGAAGGCCATCAAGACCTCCCCACTTTCCCTATCTGTCCCATTTCTCGCCTTTACGCCCGCATTCACGGTACTGACCGGTTGGTTGATCCTTGGAGAGAGGATCAACCTTAGGGGTATGGTCGGTATCTTGTTTACGGTCGCAGGGGCCTATTTGCTCCATTTCAGATCAAACACCCCAGGGGTCTTGCAGACACTTAGAATAGCCATCAAGGATGGCGGTTCAAGGCTGATGTTTTTTGTATCCGCCGTCTATTCGGTAACCAGCGTCCTTGGGAAAAAGGCGGTTTCTGAGTCGGGGCCTTTTTTCTTTGCCTGTTTTTATTTTGTAATACTTGGTCTCGCGACCATTATGATCTTCTGTGTCATTCCAGGGGTCTTCAGGTGGTGCCTGAGAGGTCGACCAAGATGCCGCGCGGCGTCAGCCATTATGGGCGGGTGGCGGGCCTTGATAGCTGCAGGGTTTTCGCAGTCCGTAATGGTTGTTAGCCATATGTGGGCCATACATCTTGTGGCGGCTGCATATATGATTGCGGTCAAGAGGACCAGTGCCATCTTTAGTGTCTTATATGGAAGATTTGTCTTTTCCGAGGATGAGACCCTTAAACGGTTGATCGGTGCCGGACTTATGACCCTTGGGGTGGCGTTGATCATGATCACTGATTAA
- the htpX gene encoding zinc metalloprotease HtpX has product MSNLLKTTVLLAALTALFLAVGKAIGGNQGMTVALVMAGVMNFGAYWFSDKLALAMAGAVEVSETDEPELHAVVRDLARKAGLPKPRVYIIHTETPNAFATGRNPERAAVAVTEGILRLLSKDELEGVISHELGHVKNRDILISSIAAMIAGAISYLANMAQWAMLFGGFRRSDDDDSGGVIGVLVMMIVAPIAAMLIQMAISRSREFLADATGAKICGRPLALAGALKKLEDWNHRLPMDVNPATAQMYIVNPLTSGALANLFSTHPPIEERIRRLNEMAMGRGF; this is encoded by the coding sequence ATGTCCAATCTATTAAAGACAACTGTTCTTCTTGCAGCCCTTACCGCCTTGTTCCTGGCGGTGGGCAAGGCCATCGGCGGCAATCAGGGTATGACCGTTGCCTTGGTTATGGCGGGTGTTATGAATTTCGGCGCATATTGGTTCAGCGACAAGTTGGCCCTTGCAATGGCTGGGGCTGTCGAGGTATCTGAGACGGATGAACCGGAGCTGCATGCAGTCGTTAGGGATCTCGCCAGGAAGGCTGGCTTGCCCAAACCAAGGGTCTATATAATCCATACAGAGACCCCCAATGCCTTTGCGACCGGCAGAAATCCGGAGCGTGCAGCGGTGGCTGTGACCGAGGGGATATTGAGGCTCCTCTCAAAAGACGAGCTTGAAGGGGTCATCTCCCATGAACTTGGACACGTTAAGAACAGAGATATACTCATAAGTTCTATAGCGGCCATGATTGCAGGGGCCATAAGCTATCTTGCCAACATGGCGCAATGGGCCATGTTGTTTGGTGGTTTCCGCCGCTCTGACGATGATGATTCCGGAGGGGTGATTGGGGTCCTTGTCATGATGATAGTCGCCCCGATAGCGGCTATGCTTATACAGATGGCCATTTCGAGGAGCAGGGAGTTCCTTGCCGACGCTACAGGGGCGAAGATATGCGGTCGTCCCCTTGCACTTGCTGGCGCGCTAAAAAAGCTTGAGGACTGGAATCATCGTCTCCCGATGGATGTAAACCCAGCCACAGCCCAGATGTATATCGTAAACCCCTTGACCAGTGGAGCGTTGGCCAATCTCTTCAGCACACATCCGCCGATCGAGGAGCGTATAAGGAGACTGAACGAGATGGCCATGGGTCGTGGCTTCTAG
- the fbp gene encoding class 1 fructose-bisphosphatase: protein MRMEGLGITVTEHLLIHQKESPAATGQFTRLLSELIFSAKIIAREVKKAGLVDILGLTGDINVQGEQVRKLDEFSNRVLIYRMQRSGVLCAMASEENADVIEVPDDMPRGNYILIFDPLDGSSNIDVNVNIGTIFSIYRVVGERPYVTMEEFLRKGSEQVAAGYFLYGPSTMLVYTTGKGVHGFTLDPTVGEFLLSHPDIRIPEQGRIYSVNESNTNYWDGRTKKVVDYFKSTENARRKPYTARYIGALVADFHRNLLDGGIFMYPADNKDPAKPSGKLRLLCEAAPLAFVAEQAGGAATDGRERILDIRAAHLHQRTPLFIGSRRDVETATAIMKGDV from the coding sequence ATGCGCATGGAAGGACTGGGGATAACAGTAACGGAGCACCTTTTGATACACCAGAAGGAATCGCCTGCGGCGACCGGACAGTTTACAAGGCTTCTGAGTGAACTCATATTCTCTGCCAAGATCATAGCCAGAGAGGTCAAAAAGGCTGGACTTGTGGACATCCTTGGTCTTACGGGCGATATAAACGTCCAAGGAGAGCAGGTCAGGAAGTTGGACGAGTTCTCGAACAGGGTCTTGATCTACAGGATGCAGCGTTCAGGGGTTTTGTGCGCCATGGCGTCCGAGGAAAATGCGGATGTCATCGAGGTGCCTGATGACATGCCCAGGGGGAACTACATCCTAATATTCGATCCGTTGGACGGTTCGTCGAATATAGATGTAAATGTAAATATAGGTACTATCTTTTCTATCTACAGGGTGGTCGGCGAGAGGCCTTATGTTACCATGGAGGAATTTTTGAGAAAGGGATCGGAACAGGTGGCGGCCGGTTATTTTCTCTACGGCCCAAGCACCATGCTGGTATATACGACCGGCAAGGGCGTTCATGGCTTTACCCTTGATCCTACGGTTGGGGAGTTCCTCCTCTCTCACCCAGACATACGCATACCGGAACAGGGCCGGATATATTCAGTAAACGAATCAAATACCAATTATTGGGATGGGCGCACAAAAAAAGTCGTCGATTATTTCAAGTCAACAGAGAACGCCCGCCGCAAGCCGTATACCGCAAGGTATATCGGGGCCTTGGTGGCGGATTTTCACAGAAACCTCTTGGATGGCGGTATCTTTATGTACCCTGCGGACAATAAAGACCCGGCAAAACCCAGCGGTAAACTGAGATTGCTCTGCGAGGCTGCGCCGTTGGCGTTTGTGGCCGAACAGGCTGGGGGGGCGGCAACCGATGGAAGGGAGCGTATATTAGATATCAGGGCGGCCCATCTGCATCAGAGAACCCCGCTCTTTATAGGCAGTAGGAGGGACGTAGAAACGGCTACGGCCATAATGAAAGGCGATGTTTAA